Within Kineothrix sp. MB12-C1, the genomic segment AAATTGTCACCTATTGAAGTATTTTCTAACTTTTATTATAGCTTATTTGGATGTTTCTTTCACCACTTTTGAGCATTTATATATTTAAATGTGGGAATGGGATCAAGTGAACCTATAAGATATTATAAATTACTTTTTGTTTATTTGATTAATAAGAGTAGTATTGACATATAGAAATCAACTGTATATACTGAATATATACAGTATGAACGGTGAAATATGGATTGAATACAAAAAAGGTGAAATGAGGTGAAAGGACTGGATATTTTAATAAGCAGCGTAAGCACCCAGCCAATTTATGAGCAAATATATACACAGATTAAGAATCATATTATTGCAGGTGTAATAAAAGAAGGAGAGGCGCTTCCTTCCATCCGTTCCCTTGCAAAGGATTTGCGTATCAGTGTCATTACGACGAAACGTGCTTATGATGAATTGGAGAAAGACGGTTTTATATATACAATAGCCGGAAAAGGATGCTTTGTCGCAAAGACGGATATTGAGTTTATCAAAGAAGAGAATTTGAAAGAGATAAAGGAACATATGCAGAAGATTTCTGAATTGGCAGCAGTATCTCAATTAACAGGTGAAGATCTGGCGAGGATGCTTCTGCTATTTCATGAGAATAGGCAGCAAGGCAAAGAAAAACAAGAGGACAAGAGGAGGTAAGCATAAGCATGAACGCACTGGAAATAACAAACTTGACGAAAGAATATGAGGGGTTTAAGCTGGATAATATAAGCCTGACACTGCCCTCCGGTTGCATTATGGGGCTGATTGGTGAAAACGGGGCGGGGAAAAGCACTACGATTAAGCTTATTATGAATGCTATAAAGCGCGATAGCGGAGAAATTATAGTTCTTGGTAAGGATAATAGAAGTGATTTTAAGCTGACGAAAGAGGATATCGGAATTGTGCTGGATGAAACGGGATTTCCGGATACTTTTACAGTGAAGCAGATGAATACTGTTATGAAGATGAGTTATCAAAATTGGGATGAACAGATCTATAGGCAATATATCGAGAAGTTCGACCTTCCCGAGAAGAAGGCTTTTAAAAATTATTCCAAGGGAATGAAAATGAAGCTGGCAATAGCAGTAGCGATGTCGCATCACGCCAAACTCTTGATTTTGGATGAGGCAACAAGCGGGCTGGATCCGATTGCCCGAGATGAGATTCTTACTATTTTCTTTGAGTTTACAAGGAAAGAGGATCATTCTATCTTGATTTCTTCACATATTGTCAGCGATCTGGAAAAGTTATGCGACTATATTGCTTTTCTACACAAAGGGAAGATGGTGTTTTGTGAGGAAAAAGATAGGATTCTGGAAAGGTATGGAATGATTCACTGCAAAAAGTCAGCACTGGAGGTGCTGGATAAAACTGCAATAAAAGGCAAGAGGGAAACGGCGTATGGAATCGATGCACTTGTAGAACGCAGTAGAATGCCAAAGGGAACTTATGTGGAAAAAGCAACGATGGAAGATATTATTTTATTTATGGTGAAGGGAAGGGATGAATCATGAAAGGATTACTCATAAAAGACTTGTATTTGATTTGGCAGCAGGCGAAGATATTTCTATTGTTAGTTGTCGTTTACGTTGTCATGGGCGTGTTTGTCAATAATTCATTCTGGATTGTATTCGCTGTACTATTTGTCTCTATACTTCCGATAACAGCCCTGGGGCTCGATGAGAGGAGTAAGTGGGTGAGCTATGAAGCGATGCTGCCCTATTCCAGAAGGGACATTGTGATAAGTAAATATGTGTTCGGAATTATTGGGGGCGGTATTATTATTGTGATATATATTATGCTCACTGTACTGGCTCAGATTGCCAAGGGGCAAGAGATTCAATCTGCAGAAATTCTATCTATGGTGATTTCCATGATTGCCGTTTCCTGCTTCCTTGTAGGAACTAATTTACCCATTATGTTTAAGTATGGGGTGGAAAAGGGCAGGATGTGGTACCTGTTATCGATAGCGCTTATCATAGGCGGGGCAACATTCGTAACAGGGATTATAAACGGAGTATGGAAGGTAGAAAAAGACCCCCGTCTTATGCTGATAAAAGATGCGCTGGAGGGGCCTATGCAAGGAGTTATTATTTTAGTGGGAAGTATTTTATTACTCCTTTTCTCAATCATCTTATCCATAAGAATCTATGAAAAAAGAGATATATAGCAATTGAGAATACTAGTATGGTCAATATGGAGCGGCGGTCTGAGCCTGATTGAGCAGATGCTTGACCGCAGCAATTTCCTCTGCATCGGTTTGCCATATCTCATATTCACTCATACCGGGAATACCCATGGAAACATGGGGATTGCGGAATTGCATTCGACTTTCTACTATTTTCTTCCCCGACATATGGAAAGAAGAGATGGAAGTTTCTGCAAGCAAAGTACGTACCGCAGTTTCGTTAACTCCGGCGCCGGCTATGATAGAGATATTATCTCCGGCTTCTTCGCTCAATTGTCCAAGTAAGTCAATGCCTTTTGCACAGGAAGAACTTTGTCCGGAGGTGAGTATATTGTGTATCCCCAGTGCTTTAGCCTCTTCCAATGTCTTAAAAGGATCTTTACACATATCAAAAGCACGGTGGAGGGTGAGCCTCATATCACCGGCATGTTCGATCAGCATTTTCATTTCAGCAACAGCGAGATCACCGTCCTCCTTCAGGCAGCCGATAACGATGCCATCGGCCCCGGAACTACGGAATATACTGATTTCTTTTTGTATGATAGAAAGCTCATGACTACTATATAAGAAATCGCCAAAGCGAGGGCGTATTAATATATGAATGGGAATATCCACCGTTTCTCGTATTTGTTCATACAAAGCAAGGGTAGGAGTGGTACCGCCGATGATGAGATTGGAACAAAGCTCTAAGCGGTCAGCTCCTCCCTTTTTTGCCATAATGGCTGATTCCACACTGTCAACACAGCATTCTAAAAAATAAGACTTTGCGTGATTCATACGCACCCTCCCCGCGATTCTTACATATTTAAAAGCTTTATTTATTCGTCGATCGGTTTATAACGGTTGAAGAACTTGTCTTTTCCGCATACATGGCGTTCATTGTCATTTTCCGTAATAATGTAATCGCCTTCACGAATGAAGATGATTCCCCGCCTGTTCTGAATGAAAGGACATACGATAGTACCGTCCGGACGGGTAATTTGAATCAAATTCTCAGAACTGAGCCAGCCGTTAGTAATAATCTTCATATACAGCTCAAATCCATCTTCCATCCCCTTGTTCAATTCATATGGTTCTGCACTTACAATCAAAGATTCACGTTCATATTTCTTCATGCTTTGCCCTCCCTTATCTCGATTGATGTTATTGTTACTTCCCTCTAATACGCATAAATGAGCAAACCTACTGAATAGTTATATTTTAGCCTACCTTAAAAAAATTTACAATGCTTATTGACAACATAATATTATATAGTGTATAGTATGGATTAAGAAACGATAGTATATACCATATAATATTATATTTATAAATGACATTAGAGAACTATTGATCGATTATGGTAACTGTGAGTAACAGTGAAGGTATCTGAACTGTTACAACTGTAACGGTACTGAACAGTTACCAATTACGTAGGAAAGGAGCAAGGCAAATGGTATTTAATACGGGAGCAGCGCTGCTCGATGCGATTGTTTTGGCCGTTGTGTCCAAGGACCCGGAAGGAACATATGGATATAAGATTACTCAAGAGGTAAGGCAGGTAATTGAGCTATCGGAATCCACTTTATATCCGGTTCTGCGAAGGCTGCAAAAGGACGAATGTTTGGAAGTGTATGACATGGAATGTGCCGGAAGAAACCGACGATATTATAAAGTGACGGAGAAAGGCAGGGTGCAGTTAGCGCTGTATAAAAGCGAATGGAAGAAGTATTCGCACAAAATAAGCGGAATGTTCGAGGGAGGAATCATATATGAATAGGTTGGAATTTATGCAAGAATTGGAAGCGCTTCTCTCCGATATCTCGCAGAGTGAAAAAGAAGAAGCGCTGCAATATTATAATGATTATTTAAATGATGCAGGTGTTGAGAATGAAGAAGAAGTTCTTGAATCCCTCGGCACTCCGGAAAGGTTGGCAAAGGTTATTAAAGAAGGTCTGAGCGACAATGCATCCAATGGAGAATTTACCGAAACAGGATACAGGGACCATTACACACAAGAAGAAAAACAAGAGGTAGTAAAGGCGGGCGATAAGAAATCGTTATCAACGGGTATGATCGTATTGATTATTATTTTATGCATCCTGGCATCACCTTTAATTATTTCCATTGCAACCGGTGTCCTGGGAGCCGGAGCAGGAATCCTTATTGGAATTGTAGGGATATTTTTCGGGATAGCGGTGACAGGATTTGCGTTGTTTATTACAGCAATTGTATTGGTCGCAGTCGGAATCGGCAGTTTGTTCTCCATTCCGTTAGCGGGTATATGCCTCATAGGAGCAGGACTTTTGATTGGGGGACTTTCTTTAATCTTTATCTGGCTTACTGTGTGGATGTGCGGAACAGCTATTCCATGGGTTATAAGAACACTGGCAGATTTAATCGGTAAAATATTTCACGGGAAAGGAGAAAAAGCATGAAGAAATTCACGAAAGTATGCCTCTTTACATCGCTTATTCTGATTTTGTTCGGCGGTGTCATATTTGTGATAGGAGCGGCTTCCGGCGGTTGGAGGCAGGCGCAGGAAACAAGCCGGAACGACGCGTGGTGGAAGGTTCTGGATAGAGTATCCTATGCTTACGGCAGGGATTATTTTGACGACTTTGATAATTTCTACGATGATGATTTTGATGATAACGATGACGGCTATAACACGAGGAATGTATCGGATAGCGACAGGAAACAGGCAGGAGGCTCTGTTAATAAAGAGAATGTTGATAAGCTCGAGATTTCTATTGGAGCTGCAGCCCTTTATATCGAGGAATCGAAGAGCGGAAATTTCGAGATGGTAAAAGATGGAGTCGGTAAATATCAATATTATGAGTCTAGCGGAGTGTTATATTTGAAAGGAAACCAGAAAAATATCGTTCGAAACAACGAAAAAGTTTATCTCTATATACCAGCAGGTATGACATTCGAAGAGATATCGATAGAGCTGGGAGCCGGACTGATAGAAGTAGGAGAGCTGAATGCGGATGAGGTAGAAATAAGTGTGGGGGCCGGACTTCTGGAGGCAGACAAAGTAATAAGCCGTAATCTCTCAGTGGATGTTGGAGCCGGAAAAGTAACGCTCCAGGAAGTGGATACGGAGGAGTTGGATATTGAGACCGGACTCGGTTATGTTTATGCAGCAGGAAGTGTAACGAAAGAAATAGATGTGGAATGTGCTATGGGCTCTGTGGAACTTGAACTTGCAGGCTCAGAAACAGACTATAATTATGAAGTGAAAAGTGAAGTCGGAACGATTGCGATAGGAAAAAATTCCTATAGTACTTTATCTAAAAAAACCCATATCAATAACAATGCAACAGCAAAATGCTCTGTGGAATGTGCTATGGGAAATATAGAAATATCATTTTTACAATAATAAAAACAACAAAAAAGAAAGGAAATCATGAGCATGGAAGATAATTATAAGAAATTAAAAAGGACAAATCGGAGCAATAAGATGATATGCGGAGTATGCGGTGGAATCGGCCAATATCTGGGAATGGATCCCACGGTCGTAAGACTTCTATGGTTAATTTTCAGTATAGCCAGCTTCGGAACGGGGCTTTTGGTATACCTGATTGCCGCCATCATCATTCCCGAAGAAGATTAATAAAAAAGGTGCTGCACCGTGAAGGTGAAGCACCTTTTTTAGTTCGTCTTCTATTTCTTTTTCGCTCCTATGGTAAAGAACATCCCGGATTTCTTCAATGCCGGACGAAGTGCCATATATACGGATACCGATAGGATAGTGGAGGTCACAGCGTTAATAGAGGTCGCGGCGATGTTCCATGCCAGTGTGATGTCCGCAGCAGGCTTTCCGAGAATGAGCAGTTTGTAATAATAACCTACAAGGGGATCGAAGATCACATTGAAGAGCAAACCGCCTATGGCTGCAAGCAGCGTCCATTTGAAAACTTTTTTCGACTCGGTTTCTGTAGAAACATGACCTAATTTATGGGCGATGATTCCTGTGATGATACCGATGCCGAGCTTTAGAATAAAGGTCTTAGGGGCATAAACTACATAGATGGGATCGAGCAAGTCTCCGATGGTCATGCCGAGGGCTCCGCCGAGACCGCCATATACGCCGCCAAGAAGCAAGGCGCCGAGAACACATACGGCATTGCCCAGATGTATGGAAGTAGCATCCCCGCCGGGCAAGGTAATTTTAATTTGTAAAAATGTGAATACAACATAAGATAAAGCGGCTATCAGCCCTATAAATACAATTTTCTGAACTTTTTCATTTCTCATGATTTTTCTCCTTTATTTTCCTCTTTCAGCCATAAGTAATTCTATTTCACTTTCGTTTATACCGATCATAGCTTCCCCTAAATCTTCCGATAATCGTGCGATCTCATCCCAATCGTTATAATTTTTAACAGCTTTTACAATTGCTTCCGCTCTTCTTTGCGGGTTCCCGGATTTAAATATTCCTGAGCCTACAAATACGCCTTCTGCACCTAATTGCATCATTAAGGCAGCATCCGCCGGTATTGCCACTCCTCCTGCGGCAAAGTTCACGACAGGAAGTCTTTTATTATTGTATACATCTAGAATTAAGTCATAAGGAACTTGCAATTCCTTTGCGGCTTCATATAGCTCATCAAATCGCTTTGAGATGATGTCTGCGATTTGTCTATTCATTTTGCGCATATGGCGTACCGCCTGTATAATATCACCGGTACCGGGTTCGCCTTTTGTTCTGATCATGGTTGCACCCTCATTAATTCTCCTTAATGCTTCTCCTAAATCTTTGGCTCCGCAAACAAATGGAACTTTAAATTGAGTTTTGTCGATATGATATACATCATCAGCGGGAGAAAGAACTTCGCTTTCATCGATGTAATCTATCTTAATAGCCTCCAGAATCTGTGCTTCTACAAAATGTCCTATTCTGCATTTAGCCATAACAGGAATTGTGACAGCTTGTTGGATTCCTTGAATCATTTTGGGATCGCTCATACGGGAAACACCGCCGGCGGCACGAATATCTGCCGGTATTCTTTCCAGAGCCATGACGGCACAAGCTCCGGCAGCTTCAGCAATTTTAGCTTGCTCGGGAGTTGTTACATCCATAATAACGCCGCCCTTTAGTGTTTGTGTCAGCTCTTGATTTAATTCTCTTCTTTCCTTATTCATTAATGATTCCTCCTTATGAGAGTCTTTTATGTAATGATGTTAAAACATATTATACATAAAAATGGAGCTATAGAAAGTACCATTTTAAAACTTTTTGACGAGGCCAGTTTGAGTTTGATAAAAACCTACTTGCTCGGATTTCAGTATATTGATATAATAAAATCGTTGCTATTCACAGCTTCGCCATGAACGGCAACATGAAATCATCTTTTCGCTTGTTTCGGTAAACGTAACTGTTTAGAAACTTCACAGTTATCGATAAACAGTATGAAAGGACAGATTTATGAAAATCGATAAAAAATCAATTGGTAACAAGACAAGCTTACAGACGAAACTGATATGCTTGTTTCTTGTGACGTCTGTCATTCCGCTTTTTATTTTAAGCGTTTATTCTTATTACAATACTTCCAACACCTTAAAAAAGAATATGGAAGAGCTAACGCTAGGCAATCTGGAACAAACCGGTAATAGTCTGGAGATATGGCTTGAATCCTATGAAGATTTACTGTATCAAATCTATACGAACGATGATGTGGTAAAGTTAATCGATAAACTCAATAACGGAGAAGATGACTCTGTGACGAGAAATCAGCTTAGGAGAATGATAAGCGGGCTTATCAATACGAAGGATTATATTCGTGCGATTACAATCATTACATCAGAAAATAAGATTGTCACTTATAACCAGTTAACCCCATATACGAATGAAAGCTCGTGGATAAATAATTTCAGCATGGGCCAAAAAGAGTTGTACGATGAGATATCATCGGATAATAAGACGCATATTTTTTCCACAGAATATGCCGTAAGCTTTGCGAACGAGGATTACTACCTGTTTCATATTTCACATAGAATTATTGATTACAAAGATTTGGAGAAACGCAATGGAGTAGTTATTATCAGCATAGATGAAGAATTATTAAAAAGGGTCTGTTTGGCGAAAGATGAAGACAAACTGAGTTCTAACAACTTTAATTTTATCGTGGATAAAAAGGGAAATGTTATATCATATCCGGATAGTACCCGGTTGATGACAAAGATTACGGATGGTGAAAGCTCCTCTCAGGAAAAAAAGAAAGATTATCTGAATTTCATATATGACGAAAATCTATTCCCGAATAAATATACTTCTTTGTATGTATATGAAAATAAAGGTCTGGAATGGGATGTTGTTAATGTAGTAAATCAAAAGGAGACTATGATAGGGATAGCGAACCAGCAGAGAATTAATATTGCAGCATGTCTGCTATGTTTTGGAATGGTCATAATTCTAACGCTGCCGTTATCGAGACAATTGGCGGAATCGGTACAAAAAGTTGTCAGGTCTATGGAAACAGTTAGTTCGGGTAATCTGGAAACGAGAGTGACAGTGGATAAGCAGATGCCCCTTGAGGTGGAGTTCATTGCCATTCAGTTCAATGATATGTTGGAAAAGCTGGATGCGGCATTGAAGAAGGAAAAGGAAGCAGGAGAACGTCAGCGTTTAGCGGAGATTACGGCTTTGGAGGCTCAGATTAATCCTCATTTTCTATATAATACACTGGATACTATTAATTGGATGGCAATTGATAAAGATGAATTCGAGATAAGCAATGCGATCAATACCCTTGCCTCTATATTGAGATATGCTATAAAAAATAGCAATGCCACGGTGACGGTGCGGGAAGAGGTCAGTTGGCTGAAAAATTATATTTATCTGCAGCAGACAAGATTGAAAAACACTTTTCGTTGCAATATAGATATCGATAAGCAGATTGCAGACTGCAAGATACATAAGCTTTTGCTGCAACCATTTATTGAGAATTCTATCATTCATGGGTTTGAGCGGAGAACCGGTGAGAATATTTTGACCATTCGAATGGAAAAGAAAGAAGAATATTTACAAATTATGATAGGCGACAACGGCAATGGGATAGAGCCTGCATTCGTAGAAAGGTTGAATGAGAGAGCCTTTCATATGATGGAAGAGAGTGAAAATATCGGTATAGCCAACGCCTTTACGAGATTGTTCATGTATTACGGAGAAGATGTTCATGTAGAGATAAGAAGTGTATTGGAGGAAGGGACAGAAATTATAATTCTGATTCCATGGAGATTGACCTATGAAAGTGATAATAGTGGAAGATGAAATAAGGATTCGGGAAGGTATCTATAAATTATTTGGAAAGATGTTTCCTGAG encodes:
- a CDS encoding GntR family transcriptional regulator, with protein sequence MDILISSVSTQPIYEQIYTQIKNHIIAGVIKEGEALPSIRSLAKDLRISVITTKRAYDELEKDGFIYTIAGKGCFVAKTDIEFIKEENLKEIKEHMQKISELAAVSQLTGEDLARMLLLFHENRQQGKEKQEDKRR
- a CDS encoding ABC transporter ATP-binding protein translates to MNALEITNLTKEYEGFKLDNISLTLPSGCIMGLIGENGAGKSTTIKLIMNAIKRDSGEIIVLGKDNRSDFKLTKEDIGIVLDETGFPDTFTVKQMNTVMKMSYQNWDEQIYRQYIEKFDLPEKKAFKNYSKGMKMKLAIAVAMSHHAKLLILDEATSGLDPIARDEILTIFFEFTRKEDHSILISSHIVSDLEKLCDYIAFLHKGKMVFCEEKDRILERYGMIHCKKSALEVLDKTAIKGKRETAYGIDALVERSRMPKGTYVEKATMEDIILFMVKGRDES
- a CDS encoding ABC-2 transporter permease: MKGLLIKDLYLIWQQAKIFLLLVVVYVVMGVFVNNSFWIVFAVLFVSILPITALGLDERSKWVSYEAMLPYSRRDIVISKYVFGIIGGGIIIVIYIMLTVLAQIAKGQEIQSAEILSMVISMIAVSCFLVGTNLPIMFKYGVEKGRMWYLLSIALIIGGATFVTGIINGVWKVEKDPRLMLIKDALEGPMQGVIILVGSILLLLFSIILSIRIYEKRDI
- a CDS encoding copper homeostasis protein CutC: MNHAKSYFLECCVDSVESAIMAKKGGADRLELCSNLIIGGTTPTLALYEQIRETVDIPIHILIRPRFGDFLYSSHELSIIQKEISIFRSSGADGIVIGCLKEDGDLAVAEMKMLIEHAGDMRLTLHRAFDMCKDPFKTLEEAKALGIHNILTSGQSSSCAKGIDLLGQLSEEAGDNISIIAGAGVNETAVRTLLAETSISSFHMSGKKIVESRMQFRNPHVSMGIPGMSEYEIWQTDAEEIAAVKHLLNQAQTAAPY
- a CDS encoding PadR family transcriptional regulator — its product is MVFNTGAALLDAIVLAVVSKDPEGTYGYKITQEVRQVIELSESTLYPVLRRLQKDECLEVYDMECAGRNRRYYKVTEKGRVQLALYKSEWKKYSHKISGMFEGGIIYE
- a CDS encoding DUF1700 domain-containing protein; translation: MNRLEFMQELEALLSDISQSEKEEALQYYNDYLNDAGVENEEEVLESLGTPERLAKVIKEGLSDNASNGEFTETGYRDHYTQEEKQEVVKAGDKKSLSTGMIVLIIILCILASPLIISIATGVLGAGAGILIGIVGIFFGIAVTGFALFITAIVLVAVGIGSLFSIPLAGICLIGAGLLIGGLSLIFIWLTVWMCGTAIPWVIRTLADLIGKIFHGKGEKA
- a CDS encoding DUF4097 family beta strand repeat-containing protein, translated to MKKFTKVCLFTSLILILFGGVIFVIGAASGGWRQAQETSRNDAWWKVLDRVSYAYGRDYFDDFDNFYDDDFDDNDDGYNTRNVSDSDRKQAGGSVNKENVDKLEISIGAAALYIEESKSGNFEMVKDGVGKYQYYESSGVLYLKGNQKNIVRNNEKVYLYIPAGMTFEEISIELGAGLIEVGELNADEVEISVGAGLLEADKVISRNLSVDVGAGKVTLQEVDTEELDIETGLGYVYAAGSVTKEIDVECAMGSVELELAGSETDYNYEVKSEVGTIAIGKNSYSTLSKKTHINNNATAKCSVECAMGNIEISFLQ
- a CDS encoding PspC domain-containing protein, encoding MEDNYKKLKRTNRSNKMICGVCGGIGQYLGMDPTVVRLLWLIFSIASFGTGLLVYLIAAIIIPEED
- a CDS encoding ECF transporter S component, translated to MRNEKVQKIVFIGLIAALSYVVFTFLQIKITLPGGDATSIHLGNAVCVLGALLLGGVYGGLGGALGMTIGDLLDPIYVVYAPKTFILKLGIGIITGIIAHKLGHVSTETESKKVFKWTLLAAIGGLLFNVIFDPLVGYYYKLLILGKPAADITLAWNIAATSINAVTSTILSVSVYMALRPALKKSGMFFTIGAKKK
- the pdxS gene encoding pyridoxal 5'-phosphate synthase lyase subunit PdxS — translated: MNKERRELNQELTQTLKGGVIMDVTTPEQAKIAEAAGACAVMALERIPADIRAAGGVSRMSDPKMIQGIQQAVTIPVMAKCRIGHFVEAQILEAIKIDYIDESEVLSPADDVYHIDKTQFKVPFVCGAKDLGEALRRINEGATMIRTKGEPGTGDIIQAVRHMRKMNRQIADIISKRFDELYEAAKELQVPYDLILDVYNNKRLPVVNFAAGGVAIPADAALMMQLGAEGVFVGSGIFKSGNPQRRAEAIVKAVKNYNDWDEIARLSEDLGEAMIGINESEIELLMAERGK
- a CDS encoding cache domain-containing sensor histidine kinase, producing the protein MKIDKKSIGNKTSLQTKLICLFLVTSVIPLFILSVYSYYNTSNTLKKNMEELTLGNLEQTGNSLEIWLESYEDLLYQIYTNDDVVKLIDKLNNGEDDSVTRNQLRRMISGLINTKDYIRAITIITSENKIVTYNQLTPYTNESSWINNFSMGQKELYDEISSDNKTHIFSTEYAVSFANEDYYLFHISHRIIDYKDLEKRNGVVIISIDEELLKRVCLAKDEDKLSSNNFNFIVDKKGNVISYPDSTRLMTKITDGESSSQEKKKDYLNFIYDENLFPNKYTSLYVYENKGLEWDVVNVVNQKETMIGIANQQRINIAACLLCFGMVIILTLPLSRQLAESVQKVVRSMETVSSGNLETRVTVDKQMPLEVEFIAIQFNDMLEKLDAALKKEKEAGERQRLAEITALEAQINPHFLYNTLDTINWMAIDKDEFEISNAINTLASILRYAIKNSNATVTVREEVSWLKNYIYLQQTRLKNTFRCNIDIDKQIADCKIHKLLLQPFIENSIIHGFERRTGENILTIRMEKKEEYLQIMIGDNGNGIEPAFVERLNERAFHMMEESENIGIANAFTRLFMYYGEDVHVEIRSVLEEGTEIIILIPWRLTYESDNSGR